DNA from Sporocytophaga myxococcoides DSM 11118:
ATGCATGGTGATGAATTGCTGTAGAAGATAAACCATCACAGATTACAAGAGCTATATCAGAAGGCGGTTGATTTAGATTGCTTAGTAAGGATGCTGAAGAGATATTTAATTTCCTTCCAAGATCAGGTCTGTTTAGATACTGGGCTTTATTGTTGATTTGAGATTGGAGATGGTACAGTGGCATTTCTTGTTCAGCAAACTGCTCGCATATTAATGACTCATCCAACTCTTTATGTACTGCATCTTTGGCTTCTGCAAAACTAAGCTGAAACTTCAGCTGATCAGCAGTTGAGATGCTTGTACCTGAATTCTTCAGGCCTATGCGGGCATTGGTAAACCTTTTCAGATTATTCCAGAATTCTTCTTCTATCATAATAGGTCTATAAGTTTTGTAAGATCACGGCTTCCGGAAAGTGTAAAATCAGGATTCATAATTTTCATGCCAGAGAGCCATTTCTCAAACTCGGGAGCAGGTTTTAATCCCAATAACCTTCTCACATAAAGAGCATCG
Protein-coding regions in this window:
- the eutC gene encoding ethanolamine ammonia-lyase subunit EutC, producing the protein MIEEEFWNNLKRFTNARIGLKNSGTSISTADQLKFQLSFAEAKDAVHKELDESLICEQFAEQEMPLYHLQSQINNKAQYLNRPDLGRKLNISSASLLSNLNQPPSDIALVICDGLSSTAIHHHAFKFLREFTSRDKTYSYSPLSIVRYGRVAIGDEIGFLLKVKLVVVLIGERPGLSSPDSMGIYFTYNPTPGLTDESRNCISNIHKNGLSYSQAAEKLRCLINESMARKISGVFLKDKSDDYNLLNP